Proteins encoded in a region of the Agromyces protaetiae genome:
- a CDS encoding acetylxylan esterase: protein MFVDLHGPALDAYRSAQTEPADFDAFWASTIAESRAAADETDAAELTVERIETPLHAFEVYDVTFPGFRGQPIRGWLRLPRHADGPLPVLVQYLGYGGGRALPTENLIWASGGFAHFVMDTRGQGSTWSVGDTPDPDGTDPQFPGVMTRGVRTRETYYYRRLITDAVRAIDAVRAIDLVDGSRVALYGRSQGGGLALAAGALAPDVLGTIAQVPFLCDFPRAITITDAPPYSELVRYLSVHRREVERVHETLRYVDGVNFARRGRVPLWISAALMDATCPPSTVVGAFHEWQGPKELTIWPYNGHEGGGADGDVEVLEVAQGLLLG, encoded by the coding sequence ATGTTCGTCGACCTCCACGGCCCCGCCCTCGACGCGTATCGCAGCGCGCAGACCGAACCCGCCGACTTCGACGCCTTCTGGGCGTCGACCATCGCCGAGAGCCGCGCAGCGGCTGACGAGACGGATGCGGCCGAGCTCACCGTCGAGCGGATCGAGACGCCGCTGCACGCATTCGAGGTGTACGACGTGACCTTCCCGGGGTTCCGCGGCCAGCCCATCCGCGGCTGGCTGCGCCTGCCGCGCCATGCCGACGGCCCGCTGCCCGTGCTCGTGCAGTACCTGGGGTACGGCGGCGGGCGCGCGCTGCCGACCGAGAACCTGATCTGGGCCTCCGGCGGGTTCGCGCATTTCGTCATGGACACGCGCGGGCAGGGCTCCACCTGGAGCGTCGGCGACACGCCCGACCCCGACGGCACCGACCCGCAGTTCCCGGGCGTGATGACGCGCGGCGTGCGAACACGCGAGACGTACTACTACCGCCGCCTCATCACCGACGCGGTTCGCGCGATCGACGCGGTGCGCGCGATCGATCTCGTCGACGGCTCGCGGGTTGCGCTGTACGGCCGCAGCCAGGGCGGCGGGCTCGCGCTCGCCGCGGGCGCGCTCGCCCCCGATGTGCTCGGCACCATCGCGCAGGTCCCGTTCCTGTGCGACTTCCCGCGGGCGATCACGATCACGGATGCTCCGCCGTATTCGGAGCTCGTCAGGTATCTCTCGGTGCACCGGCGCGAGGTCGAGCGCGTGCACGAGACGCTGCGCTACGTCGACGGCGTGAACTTCGCCCGGCGTGGGCGGGTTCCGCTGTGGATCTCGGCCGCACTCATGGATGCCACGTGTCCCCCGTCGACCGTCGTGGGCGCGTTCCACGAGTGGCAGGGGCCGAAGGAGCTCACGATCTGGCCGTACAACGGCCACGAGGGCGGCGGCGCCGACGGTGACGTCGAGGTGCTCGAGGTCGCGCAGGGACTGCTCCTGGGCTGA
- a CDS encoding FUSC family protein produces the protein MSTTTIGMRRRAAAGLRDWRDDLTNAPRFVLALKTAAAAALAWYLAPLVPFAAAEYSYYAPLGVLLSMYPTFIDSARSGLQIIAGLAIGIGLGLGGLAMVSTGAPGISAVAAVIAVGVWLGGLRSLGSGRELVAVAGLFVLLIGGRDADEFSMSYLVTMAFGVVVGVVVNLLAFPPLYLQRASDRLSALRDAVTARLAELADAVEHDQIDPTAIEHAADELATTVTAVAADVREAAASRRGNPRGRRRHADQQENADRLRALERIVFFTRDLADVLASITPSSADDDAARIVRGSDTGESQPGTALDATSRASLVEAIRRTADLVAAAPGAEDAARRLQAATDALEAATRAIDARPHPASGIADDLTAVVCVRRIIEAARPFTRPRD, from the coding sequence GTGAGCACGACGACGATCGGGATGCGCCGGAGGGCGGCGGCCGGGCTGCGTGACTGGCGGGACGACCTCACGAACGCCCCCCGGTTCGTTCTCGCGCTCAAGACCGCCGCGGCGGCCGCGCTCGCCTGGTACCTCGCGCCGCTCGTGCCGTTCGCGGCCGCCGAGTACTCCTACTACGCGCCGCTCGGGGTGCTGCTCAGCATGTACCCGACCTTCATCGACTCGGCGAGGTCGGGCCTGCAGATCATCGCGGGCCTCGCGATCGGCATCGGGCTCGGCCTCGGCGGGCTGGCCATGGTGTCGACGGGCGCTCCCGGCATCTCCGCCGTCGCGGCGGTGATCGCGGTCGGCGTCTGGCTCGGCGGGCTCAGGTCGCTCGGTTCCGGGCGTGAGCTCGTCGCGGTCGCCGGGCTCTTCGTGCTGCTGATCGGCGGGCGCGACGCCGACGAGTTCTCGATGTCGTATCTCGTGACGATGGCGTTCGGGGTCGTCGTCGGCGTCGTGGTGAACCTGCTGGCCTTCCCGCCGCTGTACCTGCAGCGTGCGAGCGATCGTCTCTCGGCGCTGCGCGACGCCGTCACGGCGCGGCTCGCTGAGCTGGCCGATGCGGTCGAGCACGACCAGATCGACCCGACGGCGATCGAACACGCGGCCGACGAGCTCGCCACGACCGTCACCGCGGTCGCCGCTGACGTGCGCGAGGCCGCGGCGAGCCGCCGAGGCAATCCCCGCGGGCGGCGGCGGCACGCGGACCAGCAGGAGAACGCCGACCGTCTCCGCGCGCTCGAGCGCATCGTGTTCTTCACGCGCGACCTGGCCGACGTGCTCGCGTCGATCACGCCGAGCTCCGCCGACGACGACGCCGCGCGGATCGTGCGGGGGAGCGACACCGGCGAGTCCCAGCCCGGCACCGCCCTCGACGCGACGTCTCGGGCCTCGCTCGTCGAGGCGATCCGCCGCACCGCCGACCTCGTGGCCGCCGCGCCCGGCGCCGAGGACGCCGCCCGGCGGCTTCAGGCCGCGACCGACGCGCTCGAGGCCGCGACCCGGGCGATCGACGCGCGGCCGCACCCCGCCTCGGGCATCGCCGACGACCTCACCGCCGTCGTGTGCGTCAGGCGCATCATCGAGGCGGCGCGCCCATTCACCCGACCGCGCGACTGA
- a CDS encoding SGNH/GDSL hydrolase family protein, whose translation MADLDEASTLLAGSEPLRWLFTGDSITHGAAHTNGSRDYVQLFEERVRWELGRTRDHVLRTAISGRTVPDLLDDAEWSLSQYRADVVSLMFGMNDANTATPDLLGFADDLTRAVALARAAGARAVIVHTPNRIIATETAARRANLASYAEVVRQVAVATDAVLVDHHAAWSRAEQAGAVERWIGHGCHPNAEGHRVLYRELAAALGIWDPASPTGRGFIPAAELLPERRPGPPPGSSAGRPDDGVPHPIAADVRGRI comes from the coding sequence ATGGCTGACCTCGACGAGGCGAGCACGCTGCTCGCGGGGAGCGAACCGCTCCGCTGGCTCTTCACGGGCGACAGCATCACGCACGGCGCCGCGCACACGAACGGCTCGCGCGACTACGTGCAGCTCTTCGAGGAGCGCGTGCGCTGGGAGCTCGGCCGCACGCGGGACCACGTCCTCCGCACCGCGATCAGCGGACGCACCGTGCCGGATCTGCTCGATGACGCGGAGTGGAGTCTGTCGCAGTACCGCGCCGACGTCGTCTCGCTCATGTTCGGCATGAACGACGCGAACACGGCGACGCCCGATCTGCTCGGCTTCGCCGACGACCTCACCCGTGCCGTCGCGCTGGCGCGCGCCGCGGGCGCCCGCGCCGTGATCGTGCACACCCCGAACCGCATCATCGCCACCGAGACCGCGGCCCGGCGCGCCAACCTGGCGTCCTACGCGGAGGTTGTCCGTCAGGTCGCGGTCGCGACCGACGCCGTGCTGGTCGACCACCACGCGGCCTGGAGCCGCGCCGAGCAGGCCGGGGCGGTCGAGCGGTGGATCGGGCACGGCTGCCACCCCAACGCCGAAGGTCATCGTGTGCTGTACCGGGAGCTCGCCGCGGCGCTCGGCATCTGGGACCCCGCGAGCCCGACCGGGCGTGGCTTCATCCCCGCGGCCGAGCTGCTCCCCGAACGACGGCCCGGCCCGCCGCCCGGATCATCCGCCGGTCGGCCCGACGACGGCGTGCCGCATCCGATCGCCGCCGACGTCCGCGGCAGGATCTGA